In a single window of the Frondihabitans peucedani genome:
- a CDS encoding preprotein translocase subunit YajC yields MDPITGIMLVVLVVLVFFIFRNRRRTQRQQAELQTKMVPGVELMLTFGIYGTLVSIDDENNVAEVEIAPGTVITVHRQTLGRIVEPVVADDDAAATKAAAAGSTSSYSLNEDHAITTDPAEYGERVDGTTTSPRENDTDK; encoded by the coding sequence ATGGATCCAATCACCGGCATCATGCTCGTCGTCCTGGTCGTGCTCGTCTTCTTCATCTTCCGCAACCGTCGTCGCACGCAGCGGCAGCAGGCCGAGCTCCAGACGAAGATGGTCCCGGGCGTCGAGCTGATGCTCACCTTCGGCATCTACGGCACGCTGGTCTCCATCGACGACGAGAACAACGTCGCCGAGGTCGAGATCGCTCCGGGCACCGTCATCACCGTCCACCGCCAGACGCTCGGCCGCATCGTGGAGCCCGTCGTGGCCGACGACGACGCCGCGGCGACCAAGGCCGCAGCTGCGGGTTCCACCTCGTCGTACTCGCTCAACGAAGACCACGCCATCACCACCGACCCCGCCGAGTACGGCGAGCGGGTCGACGGGACGACGACGTCGCCGCGCGAGAACGACACCGACAAGTGA
- the ruvB gene encoding Holliday junction branch migration DNA helicase RuvB has translation MSDDLTSPELESEAELAFEGALRPKSLTEFVGQTKVRGQLELLLRAAAMQGRTPDHVLLAGPPGLGKTTLAMIVAHEGNRPLRMSSGPAIQHAGDLAAVLSSLVPGEVLFIDEIHRMARSAEEMLYLAMEDFRIDIMVGKGAGATSIPLELSPFTLVGATTRSGLLPNPLRDRFGFTAHLEFYDEPELEEVLRRAAALIDVDIDRDALAEIAGRCRGTPRIANRLLRRVRDYALVHGRRADITTVREALDLYDVDALGLDRLDRSVVETILTRFDGGPVGLNTLAVSVGEEADTIESVVEPFLVRVGLLTRTPRGRIATPEAWRHFGLQRRPGGLFDDGL, from the coding sequence ATGAGCGACGACCTCACAAGCCCCGAGCTCGAGTCCGAGGCCGAGCTCGCCTTCGAGGGAGCCCTCCGGCCCAAGTCGCTCACCGAGTTCGTCGGGCAGACGAAGGTGCGCGGCCAGCTCGAGCTGCTGCTCCGCGCCGCTGCCATGCAGGGCCGCACCCCCGACCACGTCCTCCTGGCCGGCCCACCCGGCCTCGGCAAGACGACGCTCGCGATGATCGTCGCCCACGAGGGCAACCGGCCGCTCAGGATGTCGTCCGGGCCCGCGATCCAGCACGCCGGCGACCTCGCGGCCGTCCTCTCCTCGCTCGTGCCGGGCGAGGTGCTCTTCATCGACGAGATCCACCGCATGGCGCGGTCGGCCGAGGAGATGCTCTACCTCGCGATGGAGGACTTCCGCATCGACATCATGGTGGGCAAGGGCGCCGGCGCCACGAGCATCCCGCTCGAGCTGTCGCCGTTCACCCTCGTCGGCGCGACCACTCGCTCCGGCCTCCTGCCGAACCCGCTCCGCGACCGCTTCGGCTTCACCGCCCACCTCGAGTTCTACGACGAGCCCGAGCTCGAGGAGGTCCTCCGCCGCGCGGCCGCACTCATCGACGTCGACATCGACCGCGACGCGCTGGCCGAGATCGCCGGACGCTGCCGGGGCACGCCGCGAATCGCGAACCGCCTCCTGCGACGGGTGCGCGACTACGCCCTCGTCCACGGCCGCCGAGCCGACATCACGACGGTCCGCGAGGCCCTCGACCTCTACGACGTCGACGCGCTCGGCCTCGACCGGCTCGACCGTTCCGTGGTGGAGACGATCCTGACCCGCTTCGACGGCGGACCGGTCGGCCTCAACACCCTCGCGGTGTCGGTCGGCGAGGAGGCCGACACCATCGAGTCGGTCGTCGAGCCGTTCCTCGTGCGCGTGGGCCTCCTCACCCGCACACCGAGGGGCAGGATCGCGACACCCGAGGCCTGGCGCCACTTCGGCCTCCAGCGTCGTCCAGGGGGGCTCTTCGACGATGGCCTATAA
- the ruvA gene encoding Holliday junction branch migration protein RuvA: protein MISSLRGSVAAASGSTVVLEVGGVGLKVSVTPQQALSMPVGTVAHLFTTLIVREDDLALFGFATADELEIFDLLRGVTGVGPKSALGVLGHLTPSQIATAVASEDDAAFRRVSGIGPKTAKLIVVQLTGKLDIRIQAPSVTAASTTATDVLIALIGLGWSERDAQTAIDHVLDEADASVTTAVPALLRATLTRLGPQRAGAGR from the coding sequence ATGATCTCGAGTCTCCGCGGTTCCGTCGCCGCCGCATCCGGGTCGACGGTGGTCCTCGAGGTCGGGGGAGTGGGGCTCAAGGTCTCGGTCACCCCGCAGCAGGCGCTCTCGATGCCGGTCGGCACCGTCGCCCATCTCTTCACCACCCTCATCGTCCGCGAAGACGACCTCGCGCTGTTCGGCTTCGCGACCGCCGACGAGCTCGAGATCTTCGACCTCCTGCGCGGCGTCACCGGCGTCGGCCCGAAGTCGGCCCTCGGCGTTCTGGGGCACCTCACGCCATCGCAGATCGCCACCGCCGTCGCCTCCGAAGACGACGCCGCGTTCCGGCGGGTCTCCGGGATCGGGCCCAAGACCGCCAAGCTGATCGTCGTCCAGCTCACCGGCAAGCTCGACATCCGCATCCAGGCGCCCAGCGTCACCGCAGCGAGCACGACGGCGACCGACGTCCTCATCGCGCTCATCGGCCTCGGCTGGTCGGAGCGCGACGCCCAGACCGCCATCGACCACGTGCTCGACGAGGCCGACGCCTCCGTCACGACCGCCGTCCCCGCCCTGCTCCGCGCCACGCTGACCCGCCTCGGCCCGCAGCGCGCCGGAGCAGGCCGATGA
- the ruvC gene encoding crossover junction endodeoxyribonuclease RuvC has translation MTLRVLGVDPGLTRCGVGVIEVSTTRVPTLVSVHTLRTPADLPLERRLLSIARGLEELIDEFRPDAMAIERVFAQNNVRTVMGTAQVSGLALRAAAEREIPVALHTPSEVKAAVTGYGNADKAQVGQMVARLLRLDEVPKPADAADALALAICHAWRRGSVRAAPAAAAAASSAAGLTPAQRAWRDAEKSVRTPRLGG, from the coding sequence GTGACACTCCGGGTGCTGGGCGTCGACCCCGGCCTCACCCGGTGCGGCGTCGGTGTCATCGAGGTCTCGACGACACGGGTTCCGACGCTCGTGTCGGTCCACACCCTCCGGACGCCGGCCGACCTGCCTCTCGAGCGGCGCCTCCTGAGCATCGCCCGCGGGCTCGAGGAGCTCATCGACGAGTTCCGCCCCGACGCGATGGCCATCGAGCGCGTCTTCGCCCAGAACAACGTCCGGACGGTCATGGGCACCGCACAGGTGTCCGGCCTGGCCCTCCGCGCCGCCGCCGAGCGGGAGATCCCCGTCGCGCTGCACACCCCCTCCGAGGTGAAGGCCGCCGTGACCGGCTACGGCAACGCCGACAAGGCCCAGGTCGGGCAGATGGTGGCGCGCCTCCTCCGGCTCGACGAGGTCCCGAAGCCCGCCGACGCGGCCGACGCCCTCGCCCTCGCCATCTGCCACGCCTGGCGCCGCGGCAGCGTCCGCGCCGCTCCGGCCGCCGCCGCAGCAGCATCGTCGGCGGCCGGCCTCACACCGGCCCAGCGAGCGTGGCGTGACGCAGAGAAGTCGGTGCGCACTCCTAGGCTGGGCGGATGA
- a CDS encoding YebC/PmpR family DNA-binding transcriptional regulator has product MSGHSKWATTKHQKAVVDGRRAKSFAKLIKNIEVAAKLGGADFEGNPTLVDAVQKAKKTSVPKDNIDRAVKRGAGLTGDGVEYQTIVYEGYAANGVALMIECLTDNKNRAAANVRTVMSRNGGTMADPGSVAYNFSRKGVITVMKTDGLSEDDVMGAVLDAGAEDVVDKGAGFEIQTDPSDLVPARTALQAAGIDYEAADIEFVPGLTIEVDADTARKVFRLIDALDDDDDVQNVYSNVAVPADVQAELDDDE; this is encoded by the coding sequence GTGTCCGGGCATTCCAAGTGGGCGACGACCAAGCATCAGAAGGCCGTCGTCGACGGTCGCCGCGCGAAGTCGTTCGCGAAGCTGATCAAGAACATCGAGGTCGCCGCCAAGCTCGGCGGTGCCGACTTCGAGGGCAACCCGACCCTGGTCGACGCTGTCCAGAAGGCCAAGAAGACCTCGGTCCCCAAAGACAACATCGACCGCGCCGTCAAGCGCGGGGCGGGCCTCACCGGCGATGGCGTCGAGTACCAGACCATCGTGTACGAGGGCTACGCCGCCAACGGCGTGGCGCTCATGATCGAGTGCCTCACCGACAACAAGAACCGCGCCGCGGCGAACGTCCGCACCGTCATGAGCCGCAACGGCGGCACCATGGCCGACCCGGGCAGCGTCGCCTACAACTTCAGCCGCAAGGGCGTCATCACCGTGATGAAGACCGACGGGCTCTCCGAAGACGACGTCATGGGGGCCGTGCTCGACGCCGGTGCCGAAGACGTCGTCGACAAGGGCGCCGGCTTCGAGATCCAGACCGATCCGAGCGACCTCGTCCCCGCGCGAACGGCGCTCCAGGCGGCCGGCATCGACTACGAGGCGGCCGACATCGAGTTCGTCCCCGGCCTCACGATCGAGGTCGACGCCGACACCGCGCGCAAGGTGTTCCGACTCATCGACGCCCTCGACGACGACGACGACGTGCAGAACGTCTACTCGAACGTCGCCGTCCCGGCCGACGTGCAGGCCGAGCTCGACGACGACGAGTGA
- the pdxT gene encoding pyridoxal 5'-phosphate synthase glutaminase subunit PdxT: MTALRIGVLALQGDFREHLQVVSSLGETAVPVRREDELKGVDGLIIPGGESSVMDKLSRTFGLAEPLKEAVASGLPVYGTCAGLIMLADSILDGMAGQQTIGGLDVAVRRNAFGTQRDSFEEDLEVPALEGEPVHAVFIRAPVVETVGADAKPLGTLADGRVVAVEQGNLLGTSFHPEITGDFRFHEYFLAKARARASS; the protein is encoded by the coding sequence GTGACCGCTCTCCGCATCGGCGTCCTGGCACTCCAGGGCGACTTCCGCGAGCACCTGCAGGTCGTCTCGTCACTCGGCGAGACGGCCGTGCCGGTCCGCCGCGAAGACGAGCTGAAGGGCGTCGACGGGCTCATCATCCCCGGTGGCGAGTCCTCGGTCATGGACAAGCTCTCGCGGACCTTCGGCCTCGCCGAGCCGCTCAAGGAGGCCGTGGCGTCGGGTCTCCCCGTCTACGGCACCTGCGCCGGGCTGATCATGCTCGCCGACTCGATCCTCGACGGCATGGCCGGGCAGCAGACGATCGGCGGCCTCGACGTCGCCGTGCGACGCAACGCCTTCGGCACCCAGCGCGACTCCTTCGAAGAGGACCTCGAGGTTCCCGCGCTCGAAGGCGAGCCGGTGCATGCCGTGTTCATCCGCGCACCCGTGGTCGAGACCGTCGGCGCCGACGCGAAGCCGCTCGGCACCCTGGCCGACGGCCGCGTGGTCGCGGTCGAGCAGGGCAACCTCCTCGGCACGTCGTTCCACCCCGAGATCACCGGCGACTTCCGGTTCCACGAGTACTTCCTCGCGAAGGCCCGCGCCCGCGCCTCCTCCTGA
- the pdxS gene encoding pyridoxal 5'-phosphate synthase lyase subunit PdxS, protein MSDSTPTPTTGSSLVKRGLADMLKGGVIMDVVNVEQAKIAEDAGATAVMALERVPADIRAQGGVARMSDPDMIDEIVKAVNIPVMAKARIGHFVEAQILQTLGVDYIDESEVLSPADYVNHIDKWKFTVPFVCGATNLGEALRRITEGAAMIRSKGEAGTGDVSEATKHIRTIKREIAGLRYLSPDELYVAAKELQAPFDVVKEVAETGKLPVVLFTAGGVATPADAALMMQLGADGVFVGSGIFKSGNPAQRAAAIVKATTFYDDPQVVADASRGLGEAMVGINVADVPAPHRLSERGW, encoded by the coding sequence ATGAGCGACAGCACCCCCACCCCCACCACCGGCTCCTCTCTGGTCAAGCGCGGCCTCGCCGACATGCTCAAGGGCGGCGTCATCATGGACGTCGTCAACGTCGAGCAGGCGAAGATCGCCGAAGACGCCGGAGCCACGGCCGTCATGGCCCTCGAGCGCGTCCCCGCCGACATCCGTGCGCAGGGCGGCGTCGCTCGCATGTCCGACCCCGACATGATCGACGAGATCGTCAAGGCCGTGAACATCCCGGTCATGGCGAAGGCCCGCATCGGCCACTTCGTCGAGGCGCAGATCCTGCAGACGCTCGGCGTCGACTACATCGACGAGTCCGAGGTGCTGAGCCCCGCCGACTACGTCAATCACATCGACAAGTGGAAGTTCACGGTCCCCTTCGTCTGCGGTGCCACGAACCTGGGCGAGGCGCTCCGCCGCATCACCGAGGGCGCGGCCATGATCCGCTCGAAGGGCGAGGCCGGCACCGGCGACGTCTCCGAGGCGACCAAGCACATCCGCACCATCAAGCGCGAGATCGCGGGCCTCCGCTACCTCTCGCCCGACGAGCTCTACGTCGCCGCCAAAGAGCTGCAGGCGCCGTTCGACGTCGTCAAGGAGGTCGCCGAGACCGGCAAGCTCCCCGTCGTCCTGTTCACCGCGGGCGGCGTCGCCACCCCGGCCGACGCGGCTCTCATGATGCAGCTCGGCGCCGACGGCGTCTTCGTCGGCTCCGGCATCTTCAAGTCCGGCAACCCGGCGCAGCGCGCCGCCGCGATCGTCAAGGCCACCACGTTCTACGACGACCCGCAGGTCGTCGCCGACGCCTCGCGCGGTCTCGGCGAAGCCATGGTCGGCATCAACGTCGCCGACGTCCCGGCACCGCACCGTCTCTCCGAGCGGGGCTGGTGA
- a CDS encoding HIT domain-containing protein, translated as MSDASGAPTESSSDFAAAPDAFQRLWTPHRAVYVEKGQGAHDDDCPFCAAPGKTDEEALIVARGEHAYVLLNLFPYNPGHLLVCPYRHISTYDQATADEVAEIGVLTQTAMRVLTTVSHAQGFNMGMNQGDVGGAGIAAHLHQHVVPRYAGDSNFFPIIAQTKAVTQLLDDVRTAVSAAWSQSAPPPATP; from the coding sequence ATGAGCGACGCGTCCGGGGCTCCGACGGAGTCGTCCTCCGACTTCGCCGCGGCCCCGGACGCCTTCCAGCGTCTCTGGACACCGCACCGCGCCGTCTACGTCGAGAAGGGGCAGGGCGCCCACGACGACGACTGCCCCTTCTGCGCCGCCCCCGGCAAGACGGACGAGGAGGCGCTCATCGTCGCGCGCGGCGAGCACGCCTACGTCCTGCTGAACCTGTTCCCCTACAACCCGGGCCACCTCCTGGTCTGCCCCTACCGCCACATCTCGACCTACGACCAGGCGACGGCCGACGAGGTGGCGGAGATCGGCGTGCTCACGCAGACGGCCATGCGCGTCCTCACGACGGTCTCGCACGCTCAGGGATTCAACATGGGGATGAACCAGGGCGACGTCGGGGGAGCGGGCATCGCGGCGCACCTGCACCAGCACGTCGTCCCGCGCTACGCGGGCGACTCGAACTTCTTCCCGATCATCGCGCAGACGAAGGCCGTCACGCAGTTGCTCGACGACGTGAGAACGGCCGTGTCTGCGGCCTGGAGCCAATCGGCTCCACCCCCTGCGACCCCGTAA
- the thrS gene encoding threonine--tRNA ligase, whose amino-acid sequence MSDAEATVPTPPSPREVTETTTGFDLFPDRSVVAVRVDGALFDMAASFEPGVLAEPVLISEPQGLEILRHSTAHVMAQAVQSINPEAKLGIGPPVEDGFYFDFDVEEPFTPESVKAIEKAMERIVKANQRFVRRVVDEGEARALMADEPYKLELIGLKGGNDLVENAGDAGVVLADETSVEIGGTELTVYENVDAKTGEVVWRDLCRGPHLPSTRLIQNGWKLMRTAAAYWRGSEKNKQLQRIYGTAWATKDDLRAHLERLEEAAKRDHRKLGAELDLFSFPDELGSGLPVFHPKGGIIRRTMEDYSRKRHEEEGYEFVYTPHITKSNLYETSGHLDWYRDGMFPAMHLDEVRNEAGEITRQGADYYLKPMNCPMHILVYRSQGRSYRDLPMRLFEFGSVYRNEKSGVIHGLTRVRGMTQDDAHIFTTREDMANELKTTLSFVLSLLKDYGLNDFYLELSTKDPEKYVGDDATWEEATETLAEVARETGLELVPDPAGAAFYGPKISVQARDAIGRTWQMSTVQLDFNLPERFGLEYTAADGTHQRPVMIHRALFGSIERFFGVLTEHYAGAFPVWLAPVQVVGIPVADEYGDYLDEVAAQLRARGVRVQIDHGNDRMPKKIRTHTKAKVPFQLIAGEEDRQAGSVSFRYRDGSQENGIPVADAIEKIVTAIETKAQV is encoded by the coding sequence GTGTCAGACGCCGAAGCAACCGTGCCCACCCCGCCATCGCCGCGCGAGGTCACGGAGACGACGACCGGCTTCGACCTCTTCCCCGACCGCAGCGTCGTCGCGGTCCGCGTCGACGGCGCGCTCTTCGACATGGCGGCCTCCTTCGAGCCGGGCGTCCTCGCCGAGCCGGTGCTGATCTCGGAGCCGCAGGGTCTCGAGATCCTGCGTCACTCGACGGCGCACGTCATGGCGCAGGCCGTCCAGAGCATCAACCCCGAGGCCAAGCTCGGCATCGGGCCGCCCGTGGAGGACGGCTTCTACTTCGACTTCGACGTCGAGGAGCCCTTCACGCCCGAGAGCGTCAAGGCCATCGAGAAGGCCATGGAGCGCATCGTCAAGGCGAACCAGCGCTTCGTGCGCCGGGTGGTCGACGAGGGCGAGGCCCGCGCCCTGATGGCGGACGAGCCCTACAAGCTCGAGCTGATCGGCCTCAAGGGCGGCAACGACCTGGTCGAGAACGCGGGCGACGCCGGAGTCGTGCTCGCTGATGAGACAAGTGTCGAGATCGGCGGCACCGAGCTCACCGTCTACGAGAACGTCGACGCCAAGACCGGCGAGGTCGTCTGGCGCGACCTCTGCCGCGGGCCGCACCTGCCCTCGACGCGCCTCATCCAGAACGGCTGGAAGCTGATGCGGACGGCCGCCGCCTACTGGCGTGGCTCGGAGAAGAACAAGCAGCTGCAGCGCATCTACGGGACCGCGTGGGCGACGAAGGACGACCTCCGCGCCCACCTCGAGCGCCTCGAGGAGGCGGCCAAGCGTGACCACCGCAAGCTCGGCGCCGAGCTCGACCTCTTCTCGTTCCCCGACGAGCTCGGCTCGGGGCTCCCGGTCTTCCACCCGAAGGGCGGCATCATCCGCCGCACCATGGAGGACTACTCCCGCAAGCGCCACGAAGAAGAGGGCTACGAGTTCGTCTACACGCCCCACATCACCAAGTCGAACCTCTACGAGACCTCCGGTCACCTCGACTGGTACCGAGACGGCATGTTCCCGGCGATGCACCTCGACGAGGTCCGCAACGAGGCCGGCGAGATCACCCGCCAGGGCGCCGACTACTACCTCAAGCCCATGAACTGCCCGATGCACATCCTCGTGTACCGCTCGCAGGGCCGGTCGTACCGCGACCTCCCGATGCGCCTGTTCGAGTTCGGCTCCGTCTACCGCAACGAGAAGTCGGGCGTGATCCACGGCCTCACCCGTGTGCGGGGCATGACGCAGGACGACGCCCACATCTTCACCACCCGCGAAGACATGGCCAACGAGCTCAAGACGACCCTGTCGTTCGTCCTGTCGCTCCTCAAGGACTACGGCCTGAACGACTTCTACCTGGAGCTGTCGACGAAAGACCCCGAGAAGTACGTCGGCGACGACGCCACCTGGGAGGAGGCGACCGAGACCCTCGCCGAGGTCGCGCGCGAGACGGGGCTCGAGCTCGTCCCCGATCCTGCGGGCGCCGCCTTCTACGGCCCGAAGATCTCGGTGCAGGCGCGCGACGCGATCGGCCGCACCTGGCAGATGTCGACCGTGCAGCTCGACTTCAACCTGCCCGAGCGATTCGGCCTCGAGTACACCGCGGCCGACGGCACCCACCAGCGCCCCGTGATGATCCACCGCGCCCTGTTCGGCTCGATCGAGCGCTTCTTCGGAGTGCTCACCGAGCACTACGCGGGCGCCTTCCCCGTGTGGCTCGCCCCGGTGCAGGTGGTCGGGATCCCGGTCGCCGACGAGTACGGCGACTACCTCGACGAGGTCGCGGCCCAGCTGCGCGCCCGCGGCGTCCGGGTGCAGATCGACCACGGCAACGACCGCATGCCGAAGAAGATCCGCACGCACACCAAGGCCAAGGTGCCGTTCCAGCTGATCGCCGGCGAGGAGGACCGCCAGGCAGGATCGGTCTCGTTCCGGTACCGCGACGGATCGCAGGAGAACGGGATCCCGGTCGCCGACGCCATCGAGAAGATCGTCACCGCCATCGAGACCAAGGCTCAGGTCTGA
- a CDS encoding sigma-70 family RNA polymerase sigma factor: protein MPDRTGSDEPGLWERARNGDSAAFALLYDRHRDRVFGQALRWTRSGHDAEDVLALVFLEAWRRRAAVRVVETSILPWLLVTTNHVAQNAQRAARRHRIAMARVPAQEDVADHSTRVLDDLDTDSAAARVRTAFVRLRPREQDVLTLCVIHEYSLAQAAEALGVPTGTVKSRLSRAKARLAQLTGPQDRDEASAPALGGLR from the coding sequence ATGCCGGACCGGACAGGATCCGACGAGCCAGGGCTCTGGGAGCGGGCGAGGAACGGCGACTCCGCCGCCTTCGCGCTGCTCTACGACCGCCACCGCGACCGCGTCTTCGGCCAGGCACTCCGCTGGACGAGGTCGGGTCACGACGCGGAGGACGTCCTGGCCCTCGTCTTCCTGGAGGCCTGGCGGCGGAGAGCCGCGGTGAGGGTCGTCGAGACGTCGATCCTCCCGTGGCTCCTCGTCACGACCAATCACGTGGCCCAGAACGCCCAGCGCGCGGCACGGCGGCACCGGATCGCCATGGCGAGGGTCCCCGCGCAGGAGGACGTCGCCGACCACTCGACCCGGGTGCTCGACGATCTCGACACCGACTCCGCGGCAGCCCGCGTCCGGACCGCGTTCGTGCGGCTCCGCCCGCGAGAGCAGGACGTCCTGACGCTCTGCGTCATCCACGAGTACTCGCTCGCCCAGGCCGCCGAAGCACTCGGCGTGCCCACCGGGACCGTCAAGTCCCGCCTCTCCCGCGCCAAGGCACGACTGGCGCAGCTCACCGGCCCGCAGGATCGCGACGAAGCGTCCGCCCCAGCCCTCGGAGGCCTCCGATGA